From the genome of Vicia villosa cultivar HV-30 ecotype Madison, WI linkage group LG2, Vvil1.0, whole genome shotgun sequence, one region includes:
- the LOC131647105 gene encoding uncharacterized protein LOC131647105 has product MSSMIAGTSSSCSATFATIKNSHLTPSKALTPPCLKSSLLGLSLHEAKRGVSGSFLSENRNGSSSIARRRLEITAKTAGASKTIEAEVDKPLGLTLGQKNGGGVVITAVEGGGNAARAGLKSGDQVLYTSSFFGDELWPADKLGFTKTAIQAKPDSVYFVVSRGGADVDVKRLPKRPAPPRFGRKLTESQKARATHICLDCGYIYFLPKSFDDQPDAYSCPQCQAPKKRFAPYDVNTGRAIGGGGLPPIGVIIGLVAGLGGVGALLVFGLQ; this is encoded by the exons ATGTCATCTATGATTGCAGGTACCTCATCTTCATGTTCTGCCACCTTCGCCACAATCAAAAACTCTCATCTCACACCTTCCAAGGCACTCACTCCTCCATGCTTG AAATCTTCTTTGCTAGGACTCTCACTTCATGAAGCCAAAAGAGGTGTTTCAGGATCTTTCTTAAGTGAGAACAGAAATGGCTCTTCCTCCATTGCTAGAAGGAGACTTGAGATAACTGCAAAAACTGCTGGAGCTTCTAAAACTATTGAGGCTGAAGTTGATAAGCCACTTGGTCTCACTTTAGGCCAAAAGAATGGTGGTGGTGTTGTCATAACT GCTGTCGAGGGTGGGGGGAATGCAGCAAGAGCAGGGTTAAAGTCAGGGGATCAAGTTCTTTATACCAGCAGTTTCTTTGGAGATGAATTATGGCCAGCAGATAAGCTTGGATTCACTAAAACTGCAATCCAAGCTAAGCCTGATTCTGTCTACTTTGTTGTCAGCAG AGGTGGTGCTGATGTAGATGTTAAAAGGCTTCCGAAGCGTCCTGCTCCTCCTCGCTTCGGGAGAAAATTGACAGAATCTCAAAAG GCTAGAGCTACTCACATTTGCCTTGACTGTGGATACATATACTTCTTACCAAAATCCTTTGATGACCAG CCGGACGCATATAGTTGTCCACAATGTCAAGCACCGAAAAAGAGGTTTGCTCCATATGATGTTAACACTGGAAGAGCTATTGGTGGTGGAGGGTTGCCTCCAATTGGAGTTATTATTGGACTTGTGGCTGGTTTAGGTGGTGTTGGAGCTTTGCTTGTTTTTGGTCTTCAGTGA